The following is a genomic window from Brachionichthys hirsutus isolate HB-005 chromosome 15, CSIRO-AGI_Bhir_v1, whole genome shotgun sequence.
CATCCTGAAACGTTCATGTTTTTCCCCTCCCCAATGTTCATCCCTATAAGCACAGTCCCTGGGAGTCACATGACAgtctcccgctcctcctccaccacaggTGAGGGTTTTTCCTCTCCGCAGGGCCGCATGTGAGCCGATTGCTCCTCATCGGGGATATGACGCTCTTGTCCCGACGAAGGCATGGAGTTCTCGGAGACGGAACCATTTTTCACGTACCCAGGGAGGCTCCGGTGTCCATTCACGGGCACCGGTCCAAGCCTGGTGTTGAGATTGATAGACAGGGGTCCTCTGGCAGGGACATTGGTGACACTGGTGTGTGACACCATAGGTCCGTAGCTGTAAGTGTTACTGCCACTCCGAGCTTTCCTTTTGAAATCCAGGGCCAGTGTCCTCCTGCTCCATGACTTCTTGATCTCTGCTTGCACCTTAAGTACAGAAGAAGTTATTTAGCTACATGAGAACTTACAATCTCATGCAAGCGTGAAATGCAAAACTTTGTGAGTTCTTACCTCTCCATTGCAAAAACAGTAAATAATCGCCACTAAGAAACCCTGAAAAAgagtaaagaaaaagaatgaaCGACCACAATTAAATATCTCAACAATAATCGGATAGTAAATGAGCTCACTGATCCGGCTTAGTACTTTTCTGGCTGTGTTTTGAGTAATAAATGCAAAGGTAACCATGACAAATCTGTTCCATTTGAAAGAGTGGATTAATATTGATCAGCTTTACCTGGAAGGAGTTGAACAGCATCTCATAGTGCATTTGGATGAGCCAGGGAATTCCAGACACCTCTGTGTATGGCATAGCATTGAATATGATGTAGTGGACACCAAAAAGAGGCATCAGCACCAACGTGGACTTTAACAGTTTCCTGTAACATATCAAAACCGtaaaattgaaaaaaatatatataatgcatTAGTTTGCTAAACCTTCAGCAGactaaatagaaaaaaacattgaCAGAAACAACCAAAATgagacatttatataaataaaattcgAAATTCTGCTTCCAGCTCATTAAATATCAGGACAGGATAGTTTTCCTCTCTTTGAATATATTCAAATTGAGTCTCTAAGAATTTGACTTGGAGGAAACAAGCACCCATTTATAATCTCCACTTTAGAGTTGGGCCAATGATGCAAACgcaaacagcaaatcaacacATGGTTTTATCAAGATGGCCGTGAAGCAGATTACAAATATGTCACATGAATCAAGAGGAATAGTCGGAATAGTCGGTGTCGTTAGTTTGACCGCTGTGGAACTCAGTACCTGTACTGCTGTCTCGTGTCACACCTTCCAGCATTTGTTTCCCGCAGCTTAGTTGCCAAGACTCTGATTATGTTGAGAAATAGTATAAAATTAacctaaaaaaagaagcacaatGATAATATTAAACATAATTGCCCACATAAGGTGTATTATTTAAGGGCTGCAGTGCCTCGGGCACACTGACACACTTTCCTTTGCAGCCCAGCAGGGAAAACGCTACGAGCAGTTGGCAGACACTCACCACTACAGCTGCCAAAATGGGCACTTGATATATCCATTTCAAATTGCCGGCACTTAAGTCCCAACACCTGCAGAAGAAGCACATCAACAAAACCGGTGGGCATGAAATAAACAGCGTATAGGCCCACTTGTGCATGTGCAGATCCGTGATCCCTGGGTGCAACTGTCGCGTCTCTTCCTGATCTCCAATTAGAAATGAATtaaatttgtccaaaaaataATCTTATGCCGTTTCCTGCTTTTAATACTCATCAATGGGTTCACTTGTCTGAGGCTTCACATAAAGTCCCCTTCATGTTCATAGGCTTTTACACTTCTGAATTTCTCAATGTGCATCAACATATCTTTAACTTTTTAACTGGTATTGAACAGTATTAGCCAACACTGTCACATTTCAACGAATGTGTCCATAGTAAACAATGACTGAAGTCATATTGattctattttttcttttttttcttcaatagCATTTGGTGACAAGATTCATTGATTTGGGTGCCAAAACTGACTTCAGTAAAGACCATGATTTTGTACCGATAACGAGTGATGAGCCATGCATTtggtttcctgcttcctgttaaAGCACGTCAAATAAACATCCAGATTCAAAATGCACTCAATTGTTGACTCCAACTGCctctgctttctttgtttttctttcattgtaaTTTCCTTTATCTGAGATGACCAAGGAATGAAGAATATTATTAGTTATTTGTGCACACTTACTCTGTGTCTGCAAAAATGGCTCTCACTGTTGCCCAAACGGTCACAAACATGGCAGGTACTCCTgcataacataaataataatataatgaataaTAGAACCATCATGATTACAAAATACTGATGATCCATTACATGATTCTATTAGAAGTCTCATATTTACAGTTGGGTCGAGCCTGGGTAACACAGCATCCACATTGTATGCGCTGTGCTTACATAACTTAGACGCACAGTGTGTACAATGCAGGGACTGTAAAGCCCATATTCATGCCGTGTTTTtgcaaataaattattaaacttCAGCAATGGATTTTTGCCCCACCCCCAGAATGTCTTCCAAACATCAAAACATATATTTGAAACTTAAATATGCTTGTTTATTAATGCTACTGAATATATTGTAATTGTGTGAAAGGGAGCAGGCTTTAAATGCATAACTCACCCCATCCAATCAGAGTAAATCCCCACaggtacttcctgtctgagaaGAAAGTCATAAAGATGAGGCTGTGGAGGTAAAGGCCCTCGACAAGAATCCAGTAGTAATTCGTTGCCAAAAAGTACATAAACAAGGTCACTACCACCTTGCAGCCaatctgcaaacaaacaaacaaacaaggacaACACAATACATGATTTAATCTACTTGGCATTTTATACATGTGTCATCCTCCTCTAATATAATGCTTTTAAAAACACGGCTAAAGTGGCGATTGCACTTTGATTTCAGTTACATGTGGTATTTGAACCAATAACAGTCGTGCTTTGGAGCCAAGCAAAACACAAACCCTGTTGATGTACTCATGATGCCATAGGCTCTGCTGCAATCCTAATTCCTTGCAGCGTATTCCGTCATTTATGGCAAACCGATCTTTGGCTGACATGGAAGTCAGCCCCAAAAAAGACAACGTAGCGCACTTGAAAGCTGCTCTGACGTGTTCTGTTTGTCACAGTTCAAGTTGACACCATTGAGTCATAGCatgatatttatttacagtaatatTTCTTTGGCTCTgatgtgatggatggatggatgatgcatATTCTGCCAAGCTAGTTGACTGGGTTCAGTGATTCTAACCCACGGGATAGCAATGTCAGTATGTTGCTGTTTCGGTCCAATGCCTTTTAAGGGTGAAATATCTCAAGTCTGTTTTAAGGACA
Proteins encoded in this region:
- the pth1r gene encoding parathyroid hormone/parathyroid hormone-related peptide receptor; the protein is MALTDGAPDVCADDVLTKEEQIGLLFRAKRKCEGNIKSKHNIVDGFCSPEWDGIVCWPEGPPGKLVSTSCPEYIYDFNHKGLAYRRCDKNGTWEQVTTNRTWANYNECAKFLYHYNHSHEKEVFHRLYLIYTVGYSISLGSLIVAVLILGYFRRLHCTRNYIHMHLFVSYMLRAISIFVKDVVLYSGSALENMERVTVEDLKSITEAPPANKTQFIGCKVVVTLFMYFLATNYYWILVEGLYLHSLIFMTFFSDRKYLWGFTLIGWGVPAMFVTVWATVRAIFADTECWDLSAGNLKWIYQVPILAAVVVNFILFLNIIRVLATKLRETNAGRCDTRQQYRKLLKSTLVLMPLFGVHYIIFNAMPYTEVSGIPWLIQMHYEMLFNSFQGFLVAIIYCFCNGEVQAEIKKSWSRRTLALDFKRKARSGSNTYSYGPMVSHTSVTNVPARGPLSINLNTRLGPVPVNGHRSLPGYVKNGSVSENSMPSSGQERHIPDEEQSAHMRPCGEEKPSPVVEEERETVM